A single region of the Euwallacea similis isolate ESF13 chromosome 22, ESF131.1, whole genome shotgun sequence genome encodes:
- the LOC136416275 gene encoding cytochrome P450 4C1-like encodes MVLFVVKCVLTLLFSVVMYYVWLIVTKPRVVWFAMSQKGWWIPLLPFLGNAYTAIFTGLKINMLSTLLWAERYVGMPVNFWFGSKYHYMSKSADDARIVLNHSKCLNKAELYGDIQYVFKNSILLIPGEIWKGRRRYLRSAFNTNMINTFMPTFNQQSCALIDLINKKKPEDDHYKFFNTHAFMSFFLTSIGWMAEDIKDSDISEFAYYVDKSQDEFVKLLANPAVPGWLWMRSPLGAKLTFNIKDMKRILKNILKKKMAQMAKHKEYVENTTELPLVELLLNEGYECKDRESDVFQEFTLFSAAATDTTGHTLTFIFTLLGMFPDIQQNVYEEVMTVVGDREIDDVLLSKLMYTEAVINEAMRIFPSIPLVGRYCSEDIELTDKILPKGTNISCSIFHIQRNPEYWANPLEFDPSRFLPENSGKIKPGSFLPFSIGPRNCIGQRMATVLTKITVATVLRHFKISSKHKDIKEFKLISCISMKTRNHLDLHFTPRNENEE; translated from the exons ATGGTATTATTTGTGGTGAAATGTGTTTTAACATTACTATTCAGTGTAGTGATGTATTATGTTTGGTTGATTGTCACCAAGCCTCGGGTGGTCTGGTTTGCGATGTCGCAAAAAGGGTGGTGGATTCCTTTGTTGCCCTTCCTGGGTAACGCCTATACAGCTATATTCACTGGATTAAAAA TAAACATGCTCTCCACTCTTCTATGGGCAGAGAGGTATGTAGGAATGCCCGTAAATTTTTGGTTTGGCAGTAAATACCACTACATGAGCAAAAGTGCTGATGATGCTAGAATAGTGCTCAACCATTCAAAGTGTCTGAATAAAGCTGAGCTTTATGGTGATATTCAAtatgtctttaaaaattccattctgTTAATTCCAG GAGAGATATGGAAGGGCAGACGTAGGTACTTGAGGAGCGCCTTCAATACCAACATGATAAATACCTTTATGCCGACTTTCAATCAGCAGAGCTGTGCTCTAATTGATTTGATCAACAAGAAGAAACCTGAAGATGATCactataagttttttaatactcACGCTTTCATGAGTTTTTTCT TGACGTCAATTGGCTGGATGGCAGAAGATATTAAAGATAGTGACATAAGTGAGTTTGCGTATTATGTGGATAA aagtcAAGATGAATTTGTAAAGCTTTTAGCCAATCCCGCAGTTCCGGGTTGGTTGTGGATGCGATCCCCTTTGGGGGCGAAACTAACTTTTAATATAAAGGACATGAagaggattttgaaaaatattctaaagaAGAAAATGGCGCAGATGGCTAAACACAAAG AGTATGTGGAAAACACCACAGAGCTACCGCTTGTGGAATTGCTCCTGAATGAGGGATATGAATGCAAAGACAGAGAATCCGATGTTTTCCAGGAATTTACCTTGTTCTCTGCGGCT GCGACAGACACAACCGGGCATACCTTGACTTTCATCTTTACTTTACTGGGTATGTTCCCAGATATCCAACAAAATGTGTACGAAGAAGTGATGACTGTAGTAGGAGATAGGGAAATTGACGATGTATTGCTATCAAAATTGATGTATACAGAGGCGGTTATTAATGAGGCGATGAGAATTTTCCCTTCGATTCCTTTAGTAGGGAGATATTGCTCAGAGGATATTGAACTAACAGATAAAATTCTGCCTAAAGGGACGAATATCAGCTGCAGTATCTTTCATATTCAGAGAAATCCTGAATATTGGGCCAATCCCCTTGAGTTCGATCCTTCCAGATTCTTGCCAGAGAACTCTGGAAAAATCAAGCCAGGATCTTTCTTGCCTTTCTCTATTGGGCCCAGGAATTGCATTG GGCAAAGAATGGCGACAGTTTTGACCAAAATAACAGTTGCTACTGTGCTGAGACACTTCAAAATTAGCTCCAAGCATAAGGATATAAAGGAGTTTAAGTTAATTTCTTGCATTTCCATGAAAACCCGGAATCACTTGGATTTGCACTTTACTCCCAGGAATGAAAACGAAGAGTGA
- the LOC136416088 gene encoding probable cytochrome P450 4d14: MVLFVVKCVLTLLFSVVMYYVWLIVTKPRVVWFTMSQKGWWIPLLPFLGNAYTAIFTGLKINMLSTLLWAERYVGMPINFWYGSKYHYMSKSADDARIVLNHSKCLNKAELYGDIQYVFKNSILLIPGEIWKGRRRYLRSAFNTNMINTFMPTFNQQSCALIDLINKKKPEDDHYKFFNTHAFMSFFLTSIGWMAEDIKDSDISEFAYYVDKSQDEFVKLLANPAVPGWLWMRSPLGAKLTFNIKHMKRILKNILKKKMAQMAKHKEYVENTTELPLVELLLNEGYECKDRESDVFQEFTLFSAAATDTTGHTLTFIFTLLGMFPDIQQNVYEEVMTVVGDREIDDVLLSKLMYTEAVINEAMRIFPSIPLVGRYCSEDIELTDKILPKGANVFISIFHIQRNPEYWDNPLEFDPSRFLLENSGKIKPGSFLPFSTGPRNCIGQRMATVLVKITVSTVLRHFKISSKHKDIKEFKLTSCISMKTRNHLDLHFTLRNENEQ, translated from the exons ATGGTATTATTTGTGGTGAAATGTGTTTTAACATTACTATTCAGTGTAGTGATGTATTATGTTTGGTTGATTGTCACCAAGCCTCGGGTGGTCTGGTTTACGATGTCGCAAAAAGGGTGGTGGATTCCTTTGTTGCCTTTCCTGGGTAACGCCTATACAGCTATATTCACTGGATTAAAAA TAAACATGCTCTCCACTCTTCTATGGGCAGAGAGGTATGTAGGAATGCCCATAAATTTTTGGTATGGCAGTAAATACCACTACATGAGCAAAAGTGCTGATGATGCTAGAATAGTGCTCAACCATTCAAAGTGTCTGAATAAAGCTGAGCTTTATGGTGATATTCAAtatgtctttaaaaattccattctgTTAATTCCAG GAGAGATATGGAAGGGCAGACGTAGGTACTTGAGGAGCGCCTTCAATACCAACATGATAAATACCTTTATGCCGACTTTCAATCAGCAGAGCTGTGCTCTAATTGATTTGATCAACAAGAAGAAACCTGAAGATGATCactataagttttttaatactcACGCTTTCATGAGTTTTTTCT TGACGTCAATTGGCTGGATGGCAGAAGATATTAAAGATAGTGACATAAGTGAGTTTGCGTATTATGTGGATAA aagtcAAGATGAATTTGTAAAGCTTTTAGCCAATCCCGCAGTTCCGGGTTGGTTGTGGATGCGATCCCCTTTGGGGGCGAAACTAACTTTTAATATAAAGCACATGAagaggattttgaaaaatattctaaagaAGAAAATGGCGCAGATGGCTAAACACAAAG AGTATGTGGAAAACACCACAGAGCTACCGCTTGTGGAATTGCTCCTGAATGAGGGATATGAATGCAAAGACAGAGAATCCGATGTTTTCCAGGAATTTACCTTGTTCTCTGCGGCT GCGACAGACACAACCGGGCATACCTTGACTTTCATCTTTACTTTACTGGGTATGTTCCCAGATATCCAACAAAATGTGTACGAAGAAGTGATGACTGTAGTAGGAGATAGGGAAATTGACGATGTATTGCTATCAAAATTGATGTATACAGAGGCGGTTATTAATGAGGCGATGAGAATTTTCCCTTCGATTCCTTTAGTAGGGAGATATTGCTCGGAGGATATTGAACTGACAGATAAAATTCTGCCTAAAGGAGCGAATGTCTTCATCAGTATCTTTCATATTCAGAGAAATCCTGAGTATTGGGATAATCCCCTTGAGTTCGATCCTTCCAGATTTTTGCTAGAGAATTCTGGAAAAATCAAGCCAGGGTCTTTCTTGCCATTCTCTACTGGGCCCCGAAATTGCATTG GGCAAAGAATGGCGACAGTTTTGGTCAAAATAACAGTTTCGACTGTGCTGAGACACTTCAAAATTAGCTCCAAGCATAAGGATATAAAGGAGTTTAAGCTGACTTCTTGCATTTCAATGAAAACCAGGAATCACTTAGATTTGCACTTTACTCTCAGGAATGAAAACGAACAGTGA